A single genomic interval of Carettochelys insculpta isolate YL-2023 chromosome 28, ASM3395843v1, whole genome shotgun sequence harbors:
- the GHDC gene encoding GH3 domain-containing protein: protein MLLAVGLAVGLALLLWARRRCPRGAGSWGLVLRHWLARRWLARAAGWQRRRLEQACKDGPRSQELLLLEGAGTPAPDAATFRERHPLTRHSADGTEPPPSPRPPLGLWALLRSCCAASSPLQGSVLYLDVLARAYPEALSPRGTARFSWARGCSLPAAAWPLPSLYCAPEAVGAAPSRAAALYVQLLLALQERALRVLEAGLLSELYDALATLRASWEGLAQDLASGGLSPHLELPQGLRHQLEGLLAPDAARAAELRAECARGWDVIARRLWPRLQVVVVAEPGSEQLYWEALQESACQGLPLYSPFYSAAGVLLGLNLWPEQPEPHYLLCPGWAFCEFLPVEPPGAEGPPDTVPLADVREGQEYELVLTAQAGLSRCRVGEVLTVAGFHYRCPLVGPVRRLSQTLSVRGEGVPEDRFYRSLRRAVAMWPGARLVDYVCAESSLMGASSGACAPHYQVFVELQGVRDLSEAQRYKLDQCLQEDFPVYKSFRLKGSIGPLRLHLVAAGAFRELRDAVGTRGPMARVLRDHRPLHFIQSRVLS from the exons ATGCTGCTCGCcgtggggctggccgtggggctggccctgctgctctgggcccGGCGCCGCTGCCCAAGGGGGGCAGGATCCTGGGGGCTCGTTCTCCGGCATTGGCTGGCGCGGCGGTGGCTGGCCCGGGCCGCAGGCTGGCAGCGCCGGCGCCTGGAGCAGGCGTGCAAGGACGGGCCACGGAGCCAGGAGCTCCTCctgctggagggagctgggacCCCGGCCCCAG ACGCCGCCACGTTCCGGGAGCGTCACCCCCTGACCCGGCACAGCGCTGATGGCAccgagccccctcccagccccaggccgccgctggggctctgggccctgcTCCGGAGCTGCTGCGCTGCCAGCTCCCCCCTGCAG ggGTCCGTGCTGTATCTGGACGTCCTCGCCAGAGCCTACCCGGAGGCCCTGAGCCCGCGGGGCACTGCCCGTTTctcctgggccaggggctgctccctgcctgctgccgcCTGGCCGCTGCCCAGCCTGTACTGCGCCCCGGAGGCGGTGGGTGCGGCGCCCTCGCGGGCCGCGGCCCTGTACGTGCAGCTGCTGTTGgccctgcaggagcgggcgctgcgGGTGCTGGAGGCCGGGCTGCTCTCAGAGCTGTACGACGCCCTGGCCACCCTGCGTGCCAGCTGGGAGGGCCTGGCCCAGGATCTGGCCTCAGGGGGGCTGAGTCCCCATCTGGAGCTGCCCCAAGGCCTGCGgcaccagctggaggggctgctggctccggACGCAGCTCGGGCGGCCGAGCTGAGGGCCGAGTGCGCCCGGGGCTGGGACGTCATCGCCCGGCGCCTGTGGCCGcggctccaggtggtggtggtggcggagCCTGGCAGCGAGCAGCTCTACTGGGAGGCGTTGCAGGAGTCGGCCTGCCAGGGCCTCCCCTTGTACAGCCCCTTCTACAGTGCTGCAGGAG tgctgctcGGGCTGAACctgtggccagagcagcctgagccccactaccTGCTGTGCCCAGGCTGGGCTTTCTGTGAGTTCCTGCCAGTGGAGCCCCCAGGTGCTGAGGGGCCCCCGGACACTGTGCCCCTGGCGGATGTGCGTGAGGGCCAGGAATACGAGCTGGTGCTGACTGCCCAGGCTGGACTGTCCAG GTGCCGCGTCGGGGAGGTGCTGACGGTAGCTGGATTCCACTACCGCTGCCCTTTGGTGGGGCCTGTGCGCAG GCTGAGCCAGACGCTGAGCGTGCGTGGGGAAGGCGTCCCTGAGGACCGCTTCTACCGGAGCCTGCGCCGTGCCGTGGCCATGTGGCCGGGAGCCCGGCTGGTGGATTACGTCTGTGCCGAGAGCAGCCTGATGG gtGCCTCTTCCGGGGCCTGCGCTCCCCATTACCAGGTGTTCGTGGAGCTGCAGGGTGTGCGTGACCTGTCGGAGGCCCAGCGCTATAAG ctggacCAGTGCCTCCAGGAGGATTTTCCTGTCTACAAATCCTTCCGCCTCAAGGGCAGCATCGGGCCGCTGCGGCTGCACCTGGTGGCAGCCGGGGCCTTCAGGGAGCTGCGGGACGCTGTGGGCACCCGGGGCCCCATGGCCAGAGTCCTGAGGGATCACCGACCACTGCACTTCATCCAGAGCAGAGTCCTGTCGTGA
- the LOC142002897 gene encoding signal transducer and activator of transcription 5B translates to MAVWIQAQQLQGEALRQMQALYGQHFPIEVRHYLSQWIESQPWDSIDLDNPQENMKATQLLEGLIQELQKKADHQVGEDGFLLKIKLGHYATQLQNTYDRCPMELVRCIRHILYHEQRLVREATNSPAPASSLADALSQKHLQINQTFEELRHVTQDTESELKKLQQTQEYFFIQYQENLRIQAQLSQMSQLGPQERMSRETTLQQKKASLEVWIQREAQTLQQYRVELAEKHQKTLQLLRKQQTTILDDELIQWKRRQQLAGNGGPPEGTLDVLQSWCEKLAEIIWQNRQQIRRAEHLCQQLPIQGPVAEMLAELNSTITDIISALVTSTFIIEKQPPQVLKTQTKFAATVRLLVGGKLNVHMNPPQVKATIISEQQAKALLKNESTRNESSGEILNNCCVMEYHQATGTLSAHFRNMSLKRIKRSDRRGAESVTEEKFTILFESQFSVGGNELVFQVKTLSLPVVVIVHGSQDNNATATVLWDNAFAEPGRVPFAVPDKVLWPQLCEALNMKFKAEVQSSRGLTKENLLFLAQKLFNSSSPQLEEYSGMSVSWSQFNRENLPGRNYTFWQWFDGVMEVLKKHLKPHWNDGAILGFVNKQQAHDLLINKPDGTFLLRFSDSEIGGITIAWKFDSPERMFWNLMPFTTRDFSIRSLADRLGDLNYLIYVFPDRPKDEVFSKYYTPVLSKAVDGYVKPQIKQVVPEFASASGDPAAGSATYMDQAPSPAVCSQPHYNVYTQNPDSVLDPDGDFDLDDSMDVARHVEELLRRPMDAQWIQHSQS, encoded by the exons ATGGCCGTGTGGAtccaggcccagcagctgcagggagaggccCTGCGCCAGATGCAGGCGCTCTATGGGCAGCACTTCCCCATCGAGGTGCGGCATTACCTGTCACAGTGGATCGAGAGCCAGCCATG GGACTCCATCGACCTGGATAACCCCCAGGAGAACATGAAAGCCacccagctgctggaggggctgatcCAGGAGCTGCAGAAGAAGGCGGATCACCAAGTGGGCGAAGACGGCTTCTTGCTGAAGATCAAGCTGGGGCACTATGCTACACAGCTGCAG AACACGTACGACCGGTGCCCCATGGAGCTGGTGCGCTGCATCCGCCACATCCTGTACCACGAGCAGCGGCTGGTCCGGGAGGCTACGAAC AGCCCCGCCccggccagcagcctggcagatGCCCTGTCCCAGAAGCACCTGCAGATTAACCAGACCTTCGAGGAGCTGCGCCACGTCACCCAGGACACGGAGAGCGAGCTGAAGAAGCTGCAGCAGACGCAGGAGTATTTCTTCATCCAGTACCAGGAGAACCTGCGCATCCAAG cccagctctcccagaTGTCCCAGCTGGGCCCCCAGGAGCGCATGTCCCGGGAGACGACGCTGCAGCAGAAGAAGGCCTCTCTGGAGGTCTGGATCCAACGGGAGGCCCAGACGCTACAGCAGTACCGAGTG GAGCTGGCAGAAAAGCACCAGAAGACGCTGCAGCTGCTCCGTAAGCAGCAGACCACCATCCTGGACGATGAGCTGATCCAGTGGAAGCGgcgccagcagctggcagggaacgGTGGGCCTCCCGAGGGCACCCTGGATGTGCTGCAGTCCTG GTGTGAGAAGCTGGCCGAGATCATCTGGCAGAACCGGCAGCAGATCCGTCGGGCCGAGCAcctgtgccagcagctgcccatcCAGGGGCCTGTGGCAGAGATGCTGGCAGAGCTCAACAGCACCATCACCGACATCATCTCCGCCCTGGTGACCAG caccttcaTCATCGAGAAGCAGCCACCCCAAGTGCTGAAGACACAGACCAAGTTCGCAGCCACGGTGCGGCTGCTGGTCGGGGGGAAGCTGAATGTGCACATGAACCCGCCCCAGGTGAAGGCCACCATCATCAGCGAGCAGCAAGCCAAGGCCCTGCTGAAGAATGAGAGCACCCGCAA CGAGAGTAGCGGGGAGATCCTGAACAACTGCTGCGTGATGGAGTACCACCAGGCCACGGGCACGCTGAGCGCCCACTTCAGGAACATG TCCCTGAAACGCATCAAGCGCTCGGACCGGCGCGGCGCCGAGTCGGTGACCGAGGAGAAGTTCACCATCCTCTTCGAGTCGCAGTTCAGCGTCGGTGGCAATGAGCTGGTCTTCCAGGTCAAG ACGCTGTCCCTGCCTGTGGTGGTGATTGTGCACGGCAGCCAGGACAACAACGCCACGGCCACCGTGCTCTGGGACAACGCCTTCGCCGAGCCG GGCCGGGTGCCGTTCGCCGTGCCCGACAAGGTGCTGTGGCCCCAGCTGTGCGAGGCGCTCAACATGAAGTTCAAGGCGGAGGTGCAGAGCAGCCGGGGGCTGACCAAGGAGAACTTGCTCTTCCTGGCCCAGAAGCTCTTCAatagcagcagcccccagctggaggagtatAGCGGCATGTCCGTCTCCTGGTCCCAGTTCAACAGG GAAAACTTGCCCGGGCGGAATTACACCTTCTGGCAGTGGTTCGACGGGGTCATGGAGGTGCTGAAGAAGCATCTGAAGCCGCACTGGAATGATGG GGCCATCCTGGGCTTCGTCAACAAGCAGCAAGCGCATGACCTGCTGATCAACAAGCCGGACGGGACCTTCCTGCTGCGCTTCAGTGACTCCGAGATCGGGGGGATCACCATTGCCTGGAAGTTCGACTCAC CTGAGAGGATGTTTTGGAACCTAATGCCCTTCACCACCCGAGACTTCTCCATCCGCTCGCTGGCCGACCGCCTGGGCGACCTCAATTACCTCATCTACGTCTTCCCTGATCGGCCGAAGGATGAGGTCTTCTCCAAGTACTACACGCCGGTTCTCT CAAAAGCTGTGGATGGCTACGTGAAGCCACAGATCAAACAAGTGGTGCCAGA GTTTGCCAGCGCCTCGGGAGACCCTGCCGCCGGGTCAGCCACCTACATGGATCAGGCGCCGTCGCCTGCCGTGTGCTCCCAGCCGCATTACAACGTCTACACGCAGAA CCCCGACTCCGTGCTGGACCCCGACGGGGATTTCGACCTGGACGATTCGATGGACGTGGCGCGGCACGTGGAAGAGCTCCTCCGGCGGCCCATGGACGCTCAGTGGATCCAGCACAGCCAGTCGTGA